The following is a genomic window from Mus caroli chromosome 17, CAROLI_EIJ_v1.1, whole genome shotgun sequence.
CCTTCCcctgctgaaccatcttactGGCTCCAGGGACTGTTTTTCAGGCATATTGTCACATCTGGTGGGCTCTGGCTTGGGTAACCTTTGGCTTACCTCTGTGCCAGGAGTTGGGGTGGAGGAAGACCTGGGTGTCCAGCAGCCTCTCCTGGGGAAGTGGAGGGACTGGGCTTCCAGGGTGCCACCTCCACagaatgatcctcctgcctgatgACCTGGCACCATGTCTACCGTGAAAATAGTGGATATGAGGGGATATGAGTTGAAAGGCAGGCACGCCATGCTCCTGTGTGGCCCTTGCCATGGTAACAGGAGTCATCATCAGTCCTCAGAGTCCTAAGGAAAGCCAGCATGGGGTAGTGGTCCTGACGAGTGTTCACCAGCATCACCACTGGGATTCTGCAGGCGCTTTAGCTGATAGCCTAGACCAGGCTGACAGAAGTCTACAACAGCTCACTGTGGTTGGAAATCCCAGTGAGTCATGTCTACACAGTCCATGCAGGGTTACAGCAGTGTGGCCGTACAGGTGGCCCTAGCCCTTGGGGATATCGTCATTAGGAGGcagttggggaggcagaggtctATGTACCGCAGGTTGGTCTGGAGGAGGCCGAAACATCCAGGGCCAAGGCTTATGGAACAAAAGGCTTAAACACATTCAGAATGGGGCCAAGACAAAGTGTGGTTTTAGGAATTCTCTGGGGGGTGATGCTGGGTCAACTGGGCAGCTCTCAGGTCATGCACACAGCAGGTGCCTGTATGCTGGGGTGCCCCTGGGGCAGAGATGCTCATCAGGTGTTAGTCTCTGTGGGGTCTGTGGGTCTCAGGAAGTTTCTGCTGCCTTTGGCACTGACACCTTCCATCACTTTCCAGGGGTCCACTTTGTCTTTGATACTGCCTTCGCGAGGAACTTCAGCCTTTTGGAAAGCCAAAAAGAGTTTGTGCAGCGCTTCCGAGAGCAAGCCAACTCCAGAGAGGCCTTGCCTGTGCTGGCTTCCGCCTGCCCAGGTGTGTCCATGGCTTCGTGGTTGTTTAATTGAAGTTAGGACGTCATGATGTGGACAGCTTGACATGGAAAGTGAAAATGACAGGGAGGGGTTGTCTTCAGGGAAGGGTAGGAATGTTGGCACCTGGGAGGTACCTGAGGCCTGAGACATTGCCTGGAATCACTGGCTCCCTGGCTCCTGTTGGCATTATCTGGATACCAGCCTTCCCATGACAGTGATGACAGGATGGGTGTTTTAATgccacagtcttttttttttttttttggtgactcGCTCCACCCCCAGAATGTCATGTTACTGCCAAAAGGAGCAGCTGTTTGCGAACCACCCCCAGACCTGCCCTATGCTCACCCCAAACCTGTTCGTTTTTGGCTCAGGCTGGATCTGCTATGCTGAGAAGACACATGGCAACTTCATCCTCCCCTACATCAGTACAGCCCGGTCCCCACAGCAGGTTATGGGCTCCCTGGTCAAAGACTTCTTCGCACAGCAACAGGTAACAGGACCGGGCATCCCCAGACAACATGTGAGAGATGGCCTGCTGGCTAGCCACTTACCCCTTGCCTATGACCATGGTCCCTTCTGGGGGTGTCTGGGTGACCGCCAGTGGATAATGTTGGCCTGAGTATCCGTCTTGTTCAGGTAGCCTGTTACTACCTGGGCTGCCTTTTGTCAAGCACCAAGGGGCCCGGGTCTTAGAGAAAAACACTTGTCACACCCAGAAGTGGCTTAGACTCCGTGTTTAAGAAGCAGGAGACCAAGGGCATGAAGCACCCCACAGGCTGTTGGGTGAACAAATCAGACCTCACTTGAGGTCATTTCCAGTGATTCACTGGTTGTAGCCTAAAGTCACCCCACTGACAGGATGAGGAAGGGAGCTGGCTTCTTTAGTACTCAGCCGCAAGCACTGGCATCAGCCCCATGCATTCCCTCTATGTGTGCACAGCCACACTTCCCTCAAGTCTGTGTTGTCTCCACTGTGACTTGACCTTCTTTCAAAGGCAGTGAGAACTTAATCTCCTGGGTTGCAGCTGCCTGTTATCAACAGAGGTGGGAGAGACAATATGTGGCCTGGTCATTTGCTGGCCAGTGGGCATGGGTAACTGTTTAAGTCACCTCTGCCTCACATCGCACACTTCTGAGCTTAGCTTCGATGGGACTGAAGCTTTCTGTACTCTGTCTGTAGCATCTGACTCCTGACAAGATCTACCATGTAACAGTGATGCCCTGCTATGATAAAAAGCTAGAAGCATCCAGACCTGACTTCTTCAACCAGGAGTACCAGACCCGTGATGTGGACTGTGTCCTTACAACAGGTGCAGTTACCATGCATAACTCTCTACCCTCTTATCTATGAGGCTCCCTTGGAGCCAAGCACTGGAATCAGAGACACAGCTGGGGCTTCTGTGAGTGCCTCCCAAGATCCTGTGGCCAATGGAGCCCCAGTATTGCATCCTTGCTGGTTCAGAAATGAGTCCTGAGGGCAGGCAAGCTCTCATCTAGTCCCTGTGGATTATAACTTCACCCTACTTCTAAGTGGAATTGCCTGCCTCCCACTTACAAGtcaggaacagaaaccaaggagtCCAGCCTGCCCTGGACTGTCAGTGGCCGGACTCCTTTTACAGTGCTCCAGGCTGGAATGCCTTCCCGTGGGTCTACAGGGGCTGGCCGGACTCACTGTCCCACCACAAGCTGGAGTAAGTGTCCCTCGGGGATGTGGACAGCACAGCTTTCTCAGATCAATGAGAGCATGTGCTATGCTTCCTCTGCAGGGGAAGTCTTCAGGCTGCTGGAAGAAGAAGGAGTCTCCCTCACAGAGCTGGACCCTGTGCCCCTGGATGGCTTGTGAGTTGGTGGTGGGGACTGGGAAACTTTATttgggatctgatgctgtctgtggggtggggcagtgtcttGTCCCCTCCTTTCTATATCCAGGCTGCCTTCTGGGCGACTCTAAGCCTCCCCAGAGCCTGGCTGGGCCCAAGAGTGGCTGAGTTTACAGTGTCAAAGCAGAACCTGCTCTAGAAGCCACCTGAGCTTCCCAGGGCTGCCATAAGAACAATCCTTAATGTCTGACTACAAGAAACCTCAGTTGTATTGAGCTTCCTGCACTGACCCGCCCCTCTCCCAGAACCAGTAGTGTGTCTGCTGAGGAGCCCAGCAGCCATCGGGGCGGAGGCTCAGGAGGCTACCTGGAGCATGTGTTCCGGCACGCAGCCCAAGAGCTCTTTGGAATCCACGTGGCTGAAATCACCTATCAACCCTTGAGGTCAGCAGGGCAGGCACTAATTTGGGGGAAGCCTCTGGAGCCCTTAGCACAGTCTGTCTCCTCTTATGACCATTAAGTGTGAACAAACAGGTCTGAACAGACACTCTGAGCCAGAGTGGTACATGCAGGGGCTAGAGGGTGCCTGGCATGGGTACAGCATCTAGACTTGGGGTTTCTCACCTTTGCTGGGCTTCGTGTTTGCCCTTTGGAAAATAATCCCGTGTTACGATCAAGGTAGGGATGAGTTTATCTGGTGGGGCCATGGATACAAGCTATTCCCCCCTTCTCCATCACCCCTCCCTCGGTGCGAGCAGGAAAAGACAGAGCCAGCTGGTACTGCACTGAGCCCCAGAAGGCTTCTGCCCCTGAGCAGGGACAGGTTCTCATGGCAATGTGTGTTTTCACAAGCCTACTCCTGTACTTTTAGGAACAAGGACTTCCAGGAAGTGACACTGGAGAGGGAAGGCCAGGTACTGCTGCGCTTTGCTGTGGCCTATGGCTTCCGCAATATCCAGAACCTCGTGCAGAAGTTGAAACGAGGCCGCTGTCCCTACCATTACGTGGAAGTAATGGCCTGCCCTTCAGGTAGCTCCTCCTAGTACCGCAGGCTCTGCTTGCTGGGATAATCCAGCACCTTTCCACCAGTGGGAGGTGGAAGGGGTAGGACAGGAGGAGGGCATGGCCCCCTCTCCACACCCAGGGGGTCAGAGGGCTAACCTTGACATCCTGTCAACCATGCCCCTGCCCCACCACAGGCTGCTTGAATGGAGGGGGCCAGCTCAAGGCTCCGGATACAGAGGGCAGCGAGCTCCTTCAGCAGCTGGAAAGACTGTACAGCATGGTGAGGACTGAGGAGCCTGAAGATGCACCAGGGGTCCAGGAGCTGTACCAGCACTGGCTGCAAGGAGAGGACTCAGAGCGGGCCAGCCGCCTGCTGCACACACAATACCACGCCGTGGAGAAGCCCAGCTCAGGCCTGAGCATCAGGTGGTAGGAGGCCTTGAGTCTGTGAGACCCCCAGGGCCAGCACCAAGACTTACAGGAAGACTGTGTGGGTATCTGAAACAAAGCCCACAGGATACACCCGAGACCCTCAATTCAAGGAGAGCTCCAAGGATGTGTTGGACTCTGTGCTCCAGTGGGGCACTGGCTGCACCTGGGTCCTTGGAGATGCGTGACCCATGTCTCTGGCTGGTAATGTTGCCTGCAGCCCACATAAAGTGCAGGCAGGATCAGAAGTAGCCAAGTAGGTTCAATGAGGTTCCAGACTCTTCCACTGGCCTGGGGCCATGGACATCTTGTCAGCCCTGCCTTCTGGCTGTAGTTGTCTGAGTGTAAGGTGTTTCATTTCTGTGGCTAACCCCCAAAGCTGTAACACAGAGGGCAGGTACCTACTGAGGCACCCAGGCTTCTAAAAACTGTTCTCAGGGCCTTGGGCTCTGGGCAGTCTGTCAGTACCAAGCCTTTATGCCTATGAGAACTCAATAGCTGGGTCTCACCACTAATAAACAGGCCTGCACCTCTGGAAGGATCCGCTGTGTGTCTGGTACCACACTGGGCCTTTCAAAGTTTTATTCACCCTCTTCAGTCCCCAGGATATGTCTCTGGACCCACAAGAGCTCCTACAGATCCCACTTGTACGGCTCCATGAGCAGTAGAGACAAGACACCACTTGCTGGTTCTTCAAAGCAGGGGTCCCTGGGGGAGTGTGGGGACAAGCCGGTTCCCCACATAGTTCACTTTTCCTGGTGTGTGCTCAGAAGCCCCCACTGTAAGGCCAGGAGTGCCCGAACCTGCGGCTGTGGTGGCTCCACAGCGAGCTGGAAGCGTGCTCGCTCCCTGCAGAGGGCCTCCAGGACCTGGGCTGGGGCCACCTGGCCTGTGAACGCACGGACTGCATCCTCTCTGCAGGGAAGAATATGCTGGGGAATTGTGGGGCTGGCCAGTTGCCCATGGGGGTGGGGCCCAGCAGGGCGGTGGATGGAAGGAGGGCCCTTAATAAATGACCTTCTCTGGTGCCAGGGACATTCAACTCAATAAATAGTCCCTAGATACCCTCCTAACTACTCAAATGACTGCCAAAGAGGCCCTGAGGAGGCCAGGCCAGTCCTGAGACTGCTCCATGGGGAGACTCGTCACTGGCAGTGCACACAGCCTCGTGAGGTTGCCCTACCCACTGATAGGGCTCAGGCCCCACCACAGGAAGACCTAGGACACAGATGCACTTACGTCACCCTCAGGAAAGGGTTGTACATGAGCTCCTCGCCCAGCGTCGAAGGCACAGTAGGAACATCAGCATCATCCCTGTCCTGCAAAGTACAGAACCAACGGCCACGGGGAGGTTAAGGCGCAGCCCCTGACTACACTGGGCCTCTGATGGCCAACGGCCATGAGGAGGTTAAGGCGCAGCAGGGCAGACCCCAGGCCCAGCCAGCTGAAGTCAGCAGATGCCTCATTCTGACTCCCCAGAGATTCCTTTTCTAACTGACCCCAAATTTCAGGAAGGCTACTTCCgtcccccactccccctccccctctcccacccaactGGCAATGGATGCACCTGGGCCCAGGACAGCTTAGCTTG
Proteins encoded in this region:
- the Ciao3 gene encoding cytosolic iron-sulfur assembly component 3, which produces MASPFSGALQLTDLDDFIGPSQNCIKPVKVAKKPGSGIAKIHIEDDGSYFQVNQDGRTQKLEKAKVSLNDCLACSGCVTSAETVLITQQSHEELRKVLDANKEAAPGQQRLVVVSVSPQSRASLAARFRLDSTDTARKLTSFFKKIGVHFVFDTAFARNFSLLESQKEFVQRFREQANSREALPVLASACPGWICYAEKTHGNFILPYISTARSPQQVMGSLVKDFFAQQQHLTPDKIYHVTVMPCYDKKLEASRPDFFNQEYQTRDVDCVLTTGEVFRLLEEEGVSLTELDPVPLDGLTSSVSAEEPSSHRGGGSGGYLEHVFRHAAQELFGIHVAEITYQPLRNKDFQEVTLEREGQVLLRFAVAYGFRNIQNLVQKLKRGRCPYHYVEVMACPSGCLNGGGQLKAPDTEGSELLQQLERLYSMVRTEEPEDAPGVQELYQHWLQGEDSERASRLLHTQYHAVEKPSSGLSIRW